From Clarias gariepinus isolate MV-2021 ecotype Netherlands chromosome 1, CGAR_prim_01v2, whole genome shotgun sequence:
GAAGGTCCTGTCTTCTCAATGGTTCTGTCTTTTCAAAGGccctttatttttaaaggtcctGTTTCCCAAAAAGTCCTGCATTCTTGAGGGTCCCAGGTGTCCTGCAGTCTCACATGTGCTACGTTGTCAAAGGTTTTCCATTTTAAGTGGTTCATCATTCTTTGACTTCTTACTCTCTCTAAAGGTGCAATGTTATCAAGGTACCAGAGCCCGATGTTAACAATATCTTATATTCTCAAAGTCTTAGATTCCTTACGGTTTTATGGTAATTATTTCAAACGTCCAGCATCCACAGAAATTCTCCATTCCAGAAGATTCTGTGTCCTCAAAATGTGCTTCATTCTCACAGGTCAACTTCTGCTCACTTCACTGCTCTAGTTTTGATGATCTTCTTGTATGTTTCCAGTAGACTCCTTTCCCTTCCACATTTATGCTGGTTTGTGTTTGACCAAACGAAATCACTTTTTGTCGACAGGATCCAGACGTACCTGCAGTCCACACGGCCGATCATAGAGCTGTACGAGAAGCAGGGCAAAGTGCGCACCATTGACGCTTCACGCTCCGTCAGTGAGGTGAGACCGCAGTGGGCGGagtttaaactaatactattTTATATACTTATACAGTTTATCCCAGAGATTACTGCAGGTCCAGGacgtttctgattggctggttgtTGTGCAGGTTTTCACCGACGTGAAGTCAGTCTTCGATATAGAGGGGTGAACCTGCTGACATCCTGAAGGAACTTGAGTGGACCTCGACGATGCCACACGTCATTTATTTAGCAATTTatctttttatccatttaagtgtatttttgtttaagagcaaatgagtgagtgtgtgtaagagagagagagagagagagagcgcaaaaGGGAAGACATTCTGTGACTTTCAGCTTAATGCCCAAGAGAAAGAACAATATTCCTGGAGAACAACCATAAAAGTAGAGCAATAGAGTCCAGTTAAAGGACATTTTCCATAGGAATGGTATTTAGTACTTATAGTACTCTAAGTTTGTTGAGATTCGGCGTTTTATCTGCGGCCATATGAATACGAATGTGtgtctttgttgttgttattattattattgttattataactattattaacCATGGAAGCGACTTAAGCAGGGATCACAGGGGGCCAAGAACGATAGTACCGCAGTGACTAAATTCTGTCatctatggaaaaaaaaagtttaaaactgttcttaatttatttttaagtaggGCTGCATTATacgtatacagtactgtacgacGATACCGTCGCCAcatcttgttaaacaaaatacaaacaaaaagaaaacttatCATGGTTAAACATGCCGCATCACTTGGATCGAAAGGTTTAAATACAGAgtatgtgattggtcagatggatCATGTTAGACAGTTACACTTTAGGGCTCATTTACATACAGATCCCCGTGGCTCATTACGATCAGAAATGGCAATAAAGACGAACAAATGATGTATGGTGCAGCCCCGCCAGCCTGGTGTTCGCCCCCAAATGTTTTATCTTTATATGCTTTTGAAACATGTGAAGTCACAAGATCAtccaatgaaataaaaaaaaaacatgtctccTGCTTCAagaagttttatttctttatttctataCTTACGACTTGTGATCAGTGAGCTGGTCCAGATTGGAGCCAGGTGTTAAGATTACATCACTCACAATAGATATCATTATAATATTGTGATAGAGTgtcaaagcactgacactggagaccccTTCCATAAACGCATCCATACACCAAACTGCATATCAATGTAGCGTGTGATGGTTTATCCAGTCTATCACTATAAATGGGTTcatggggtgccaatactttctgcagaacaaaaaatAGGTGAATAAGGAGGTAAATGTAAGTGCCCACACGTCGATGGTAAGTATCTACCAAATTTTCATATTAACCATTAAGTATAAAAAGGTATTTTTTACAATGGCTACGTGCGTAAGTTTTATTTCACGCAAAACGAAACCGAAAGTAAAGGCTGAAAAAGATCAAAGGAATGAGTTAGTCTAGCCATGAAGCCTCAGGTCGTGTTCGCTCTGGGGAGACCCGGAGCCGGGAAGGGCACTCAATGCTCCAGCATCACTGAGGTAAAGACACTTAATTTATTTGGaataacattactgcaacatTATTATACAGCGTTCCTTTCCAAACAGGGTGACGTGAGGGTTTTATTCTACTTCACTTCGAGCAACCTGTAAAACAACCTGGTCAATCTGTGACTGTGATGCTCATTTAACTCTAAAACTAAGAATTAGATTTTACTTCAGCATAAATTacagcttatatatatatatatataaagaactgAAATCTCTTCGATATATATCAATAAATTAGtcgaaaagttgatttatttcagtaatgcaattCAAAAGGTGCAACTCATTatacagattcattacacacagactgatatatttcaaatgtttatttcctttaattCAGTATCacagaaaatttgaatattactaaagaccaattaaaataaaaggattttagcacagaaatgttggactactgaacaAGACTGAACTTGTGTACAGTACTCAATACTTGGGTGGGGCAGCAGTggggcgtggcatggaggcgatcGGTCTGTGTCTCTGCTGAGGTGTTACTGTATGGAAGCCCAGGTGGATCTGATAGCGGCTTTATcattaaataaagtgaaaaatatgTCCAGGAGATCTACAGTCCTTGCTGGATTTCTACTCTAGCCTGAGACGAGTTCCTTTAAGTGCTCCTCCTGGTGGTCAagcatatttaaaaagttttcgcCAACCATCTCAGTGTGAACTTTGGAAGACAAGATGTTTATTTCATagcgctctgtctctctctcagcactACAACTACACACACTTATCTGCCGGCGATCTGTTGAGGAAAGAGCGAACCAGAGCGGACTCTGAGTTCAGCCAGACCATCAACGAGTGCTTTAAGCGAGGAAAGTTCGTCCCTGTGGAGATCACCATCACCTTACTAAAACGGGTGAGATCTCTGAGATCTTCTAAATGAACCGAGCCTGATCATGTCTCTCAGTATTTCAACTGGTCTCCGGATCAGAAAGCTGCTGGACCAACCCATGTTCCTCTCATCTCTAGGCGATGGAGGAGACCATGAAGAATGACGAGAACAAGTTCCGCTTCCTCATCGACGGCTTTCCTCCAGATGAGGAGAACCTGCACGGCTGGACGCAGGTCATGGACGGCAAGGCGGATGTCAGATTCGTTCTGTTTTTCGACTGCAGTGATGAAGTGAGTCGTTTTCTCTTGCCGTGTTCTGCTGGAGTatctgtcctgtcctgtcctgtcctgtcagGTGAGGTAaggttgggttttttttgtatcttgGTTCCAGGTCTCCATCAGCAGGTGCCTagagagaggaaagagcagCGGGAGGGACGATGACAATAAAAAGAGCTTGGAGAAAAGGTAGAAATGGGTTTAAACCTCATGTCCATTTTAATCCGTACTTTTGAAAGTTCTCTATTACCAGAGACGCTTCAGTTCCCAGAAATCTTTGCTCGGCTCCTTATGGTAAatataaaggctttacaaatAGCATGATCATGAAAAAGTAAAATGGACAAATAATAAAGAtacaaaaattaattttaaatgcttttttataaaatcttgtACATGATGTTGTCCACCAAAACAATATCACTAGTGTACTTTGATCATTTGCTACAAAACATCCAAAtatgatctttttttcttttcgtcaAATAAAGTGTGTGCAAAATCTCTACTAAACCTGCTGTTGGAATAACACACTATTTCAGATTTattcaattaataatttaaacacctgACGCGCTATGAAGCCGCCACTAGGAGGAGCTGTGATCCTTTTCACTCTCAACTGCATGGTGTGACATCACCAGTTTATGTgtctactgtatctactgtatgtttgtgagTTCTTGATCGAGGTTCCGTCCACAGGATCCAGGCGTACCTGCAGTCCACACGGCCGGTCATAAAGCGATACCACAAGGAGGGGAAAGTGCGCACGGTCGACGCCTCGCGCTCCGTCACTGAGGTGGGCGGAGTTTATGCTCATGTTaaagataatgatgatgaag
This genomic window contains:
- the cmpk gene encoding UMP-CMP kinase isoform X2 is translated as MKPQVVFALGRPGAGKGTQCSSITEHYNYTHLSAGDLLRKERTRADSEFSQTINECFKRGKFVPVEITITLLKRAMEETMKNDENKFRFLIDGFPPDEENLHGWTQVMDGKADVRFVLFFDCSDEVSISRCLERGKSSGRDDDNKKSLEKRIQAYLQSTRPVIKRYHKEGKVRTVDASRSVTEVFADVKSVFDREG